The Vicugna pacos chromosome 2, VicPac4, whole genome shotgun sequence sequence TACTTTACCCTTGACCTGATTTCCTAGAGAGTCTTCAGAATACGTTTAGACTTAAACGCTGGTACGTTCCcagtaaaggaagatataaaagcACAAATTTGTTTCGCTACAATGAATTATGAAATAAGCAAACCAACAGAGCAGCCCAGGAATACCCATCAAAGactaaaaatggataaaataaaatcCCAAAGGCCTGCAAACAAAATGGCTTTGCAAAAGGGCACATATAGGAAGGATCATGCCAACAAAAGAACTGTTTGGTTTGTACCCCTTTCCTGAAACTGTTTCTGAGATATTACCACTTATTATTACTGCTTTTTGGAAAAAAGTACCAGGCAGATAATAGGCACGCAAAAATTATTCTTCAGTTAATTTTCCTATTATATTTCATAGATGCAACGTCAAGAGAATTTTAGCATAGGAATGGACCTTAGAGATCATCTAGCTTACACTCCTttatttacagaggagaaaaaatgGACTCCCTTTGGTCAAACAGCTCAATCTCAACCAAGTCAGGTCTAGGATTTACCTGACCATTTTCCATCTCTCCAAGCTCTCCAATTACGCTCCCCATTAACCCTAAGACTCACATAATACAAGGTCTTAGAAGGCACAACTCCACTCAGATGCAGGGAAACATTAGAATGACAATGCTACTCTACCCAGACAAGCTTCAAGTTGAACTCACCTGTTTTTCTCGGAAGGAACGCTTAGTTTTTGACCGGACGCTATGACTGTACCGCATCATCATAAAAttcttctgttttttcttctccttatttGTGGAACTGGAAAATGGATTCATTTTGGTCTTCTTCCTCACAAATTCTTTTCGGTCTGTTCTGCCAGCCTATCAGCATACACACAAATACCACTTCAGGAGTTATCTCATCAATATACAcatttcctctgtgccaggagctctacTGGATGCTAAGGACACTAACGGGGGTGGAACAAAGTCCTTGCTCCTGAGCAACTCAGTTCAGTCCAGGGGAGAAATGACCATGATGTATCATAATAGGGCAAGGAGAGCTCAGTGGAAGAAAGGGTTTTAGTTCAGCCTGGTGAGGTCGGAGGAGCCTCCGAGAAAGGGAGATCCaggagctgtttttttttttttgcaggatgGAGGCCTTCTTGGTTGGGGGAAGGAGGGCAAAGGTAGAGCACTTCAGGAAGTAGGAATAGTATATGCAAAAGTGCGGTGAAGAAAGGACATGAGTTTTCAAACTTATCTAAAGTTTAAGCTTCAGTACAAATGGAAAACAGAGGGTGATGTGGAGCCCGTTTGGAATGGTGCCTGAAACAAGTGAAGGTAGAGAAAATGCAGCTGGAAATGTAGCCAGGTTAAAAATCACGAACAGCAACAGTACTTGCCACAGGCAGACTCCAGCTGTCTCTGGCTTTTCTTGAATGAGTGTAAATACCCTCGGGCTTGTCTAACAGCTCTGATAATTGTCCTGAGTCCCCGGTACCAAGCACACATAGCGGTGTCTTCTGCACGCTACAGCTTGTCCTGGACGGTGGTTACATGGCTATCAAGTTGTTACAACTCACCTAACTGAACCCCTCACATCTCTGCCTTTGATGCTACGTTAATTACACCTTTATctaaaatgtaaacataaaatcCTGCAGTTCTGGGCCTAGATGAGTTCTGGGTCACACTTCACtttatttgctttctgtttgaAGAGCTAGGGAACGACAGGCCTCACTCACCATTGCGGTTGCCAGCCTCGTCTCCTTGTCGGACTTTGGCTTCTTGTGAAGGCGTTCAATGTCCCGAAGAGAAAGTAACTCACCCCTGGGGTGCAAAAACAACACAGTATGAAGCAAGGGTGGAAGTTCCTTCCCTAATACTCTCACTATCGTGTGAGCTGACTGAAGAGCTGGGGTTCGTGCTGTTTTACCTGGACTCCTCGTCACTGTCTACTTCAATACACTTCCTCTTTTGTGCCTTCCCGGGGGCAGCATCGAGTTCTTTCCTCATCTGGGCCATTCGGATTTTCTGGAAGTCTTCCTGACTTAAAACTCGGCTAGTGCTGACGGCTGCGGCTTTGGCTTTCCGCTCCTCCGGGGGCAAGCTGTTCAGCTTCTCGGACTTAAACCGCAGGACATGGGCTTAAACGGCTTGTGGCTCCAGTGAGAGCGAAGCACCCCCCAACACTTGGAACAGGAAACATCAGGACTTAcgatttctttctgttcttcatccgAGGAATGGTGCACATCAACCCACTCGCCATCGGCATCTTCCTCCTCACTGAGACTGGCACTTTCCCACCCATCTGTGTGAAAAGAGCTCACCGTTAGCACCCCACTTGATGTCACGTGCTCACCGTACACTGAAGAAACCAAGTGAAAGAAAATTTAGGTAATGAACCTCAAACAGATGCTCTATTCACCAAGAATTGAGCAATATTATTGTTAACTAAGCCACATCAATTTTACTTACTCAAGGCATGGAGAATAAGCACTGACCAAATACCTACCATGAGCTATAACTTTACGATCTTTTTCTAACCGTCAGGACTTTTTCTAACCGCCTGAGGCTGCACTGCTAGAAATGCAGCCCatatggaaatgacaagaatcaTGTCTGACTCTACAGCCCACGCTCCTTCCACCAAACCGCGGCCATCAAAACTGCACCTGTTCATTCATACTGGCCACACAGCAAGCATCTAACTTGTCTAAGTATATTTACACGTTTGAGAAATTGGTGAGAAACAAGTTATTTAGAGAACCAAGATAGAAGATTTTGGTTGTGCAAGAACCCTGCAGACACCTCAATAAGGAGGTATTAGAGCCTTCCTAATGGAGCCACCACAGTCAGCTTTAAAAACCAAGGATACCTGCAGTCTCAGAGGATGCCCACATTCTGGAAGACAGCGTTCCAGCTCTTAGGTATGGCGTACACAACCACTCATGACAAGGCCCCAAATCTAGTCTCATAGCTTGCTACGCATCAGCTTGTATCCCACATGCTAACAGTTTCCTAAACTCCTCAGGACTTTGCTCACAGTTTGCATGGGAAGTTTCCACTATTCTACCATTGTTCGCCATTCATTCTAAATACAGCCCATGGGTCACCGTTTCCTTGAAGCCTTTTTTGAACCTCTGAGGTGGACCTGACACCTCTCCAGCCCTTATGACCCACTTTGCGTAAATCCTGTTAATGCTTTATTAGCTGCTTATGAAAGACCCTCAAGGGCAGGAACCATATCATTCATCTTTGCTTTGATAATGGTTGGCACATAGCTAATGCTAATGAAAGCTCTGTTGAAATAATGAATCAACAAACAGGAAGATAGGACCCTAGCAACCAATGCAACAAAAGCGAACCCTGGAAATCAGAATGGAGTTCCTCAAGCATTCTTCAACAAGTTCCCAAGAATTCTCCTTCAACAGGAGAGTTCTGAAGGATTGCCAAGGATTAATCTCATGACTTTTTTCTagtcaacaaacaaaaatccattaTCTTTCCCAAGTGTCATACAGCATGTCCTTGATAACAGGCAGTCGCCGTGTAGGACCTGAAAAGGCATGTCCTACATGAGAACATAAGTTCCCTCAGAGCAGGAACCATTCCCATTTGACTCAATGCTGGCAACAGCGTCTGGCACGCAGTCATTACTCAGTAAATATCCGCTGAATGAGTGTTCAAACAGCATAAACACTTCAAGACCAATACAGAACTAGTAGGGGTGATTTTGTCCAGGATaatgttgaaataaaaatgaacctTCATTGTCTTcagcattttcttcttctttttcaactTCCAGAATTTCTGCTCCTGGAATGTAATCTTTAGCATCTAGTTCTCCATATTCTTGCACTCTTGCTTCTACAGAGGCCTCTGTAGGCTTACCCTAAAGGAAAGGAATTAGTTGTCAGTAAGGTGCTTAGTTTGCAAAACACTGTTCATGAAAAGGATTCTGTAGGATTATGAATTTAGAGGGAGAATCACAAAAAATGGGAGCAagcaaatgacaaaaataatccACTATGTCTTGAGTCAAAGTAAATCCCCCAGCCACAACTCTGCCCACTGTTTTCTTCTGATCCAGATAAGGAAACTTCGATATTTTAAGTCTCAAGATCACCATCTCTCTttccactacatacatacatCTCTCTTCCTGCCCAACTTGAAAGAGGTAGTAACTGGGTAGGGAATAGCCTGTTTAGTTCCGGCATCGGCTACTGACTTGAAAGAGCCTGACAGGTCTCTGAGATTCAGTCATCATCAAAGAGCATATACCAACTACAAAATACTTAAGCAACAGCATTCAACCAATTTTATTCTGAGCTTAAAGAAGAAAACTACACGTAGCACCAATACTCCTAATGGAAGCAACAGAAATAGTAAAATGCAAATTGTAGGAAATTACTCTCACTGTCTGAGACCAAACCCTTCATCAACATATGTATGCTTCACCTACCCGGAGTTTCTTCTGCAACATCTGAGGGTTCAGTGTTCGGAAGAGCTGAATCAAAGTTCTAGCGGACATCGTCACATCTGGGAAATAACACCTTTAATTAGATATGTCAAAGCAAAGAATCTATTGAGGTAAAAATGAGTTATTCTATACTATTTTATCTACTAAGAACAACACACCACTTACTCTTATCTTTGTGTGATTTATACTGAGTCAGGTCTTGGAGAAGTTCTTCACTCATGGCTAGAGGACATCGAGCTGTTATCTCTTTTATAGCGTTGattctagaaaaggaaaaaatgaattaaaaaaaccaaaacagtagTTTCATGTGGTTCAGCCCAAGAAGGTTTCCTAAAAATACTAAATCAAAAGGAATGTACATTGGGTTTTATAGGGCTTAGGTCTCTAAAATTACAGCATGGTAGAGAATGTCGATGGTGGGCAGCCTCAGAGGGCTTTGATTCCAGACAGTTCACTGCTACTTCCTCTACTAGTTGAATAAGGAACAATGTCATCCCAGTACAGTGCAGGCCTACCTCAGAGGCattgcaggttcagttccagaccattgcaataaagtgagtcacacaaatttttagTTTCCCAGTGCGTATAGAAGTTATATTTAAACTATACTGTAGtgtattaagtgtgcaatagcattatgtcttaaaaaagtacatatcttaattaaaaaatactttattgctaaaaaatgctagccTTCATCTTGAGTAAGTCAGAACCTTTTTGCCGGTGGAGAGTTTGAAATaatgtgagaattaccaaaatgttacACAAAGACATGAAGTAAGCAAATTCGCTTACAGACTTGTTGCACACAAGGTTGCCACGAAtcttttatttgttaaaaaataaaaacaaacaaatgaaaaaatgcagtatctgtgaagaGCAATAaaacaaagtgcaataaaatgaggtatgcctgtaaatGATAGCAGCATTAATTCACCAGCTCTAGGGGAGATGGTACTAGGTCAAATAAGGAAAAGTTAAAGGTCTTTAGAGCTGTTATCCCAGCAATACTTTCCTAGGGAGATAAAAAGTGGCTGTTAAGCATTCTACTTAGTTATCAGGACAGATCAGATAATCCTTAAACCAGTTCTCACACTCATTAAGTGTTTCTGAATTAATCCAAAGGGCTACTGAACTGCCTTGGGATTAAAGAGTGATTCAATAACAAATCATTTGTTCCAGGGAAATATGGATTCAGGGTAGGAGACAGGAGAAAAAAACATTGAGACTGCCACACAAGCAGTCATTTGAAAGAGTAAagttagtattaaaaaaaaaaaaacccaaaacccaaaaCATTGATTAGAAGGACAAATATCTTTTCTCTGGTTCCCCCATCAAAATTCTGAccaataaattaaaaacacatcttCTGAGGAAgactgaagtatattttaaactGCTTTTCCAGAGAGCACATTATAGCTGAAATTTTACATCTTGGTAATGTAAGGCAAACCCAGTATATTAAAGCCACATCCACTGCCTCCAGGCACACTTACATACCCTACTGTCATGACTTCCCCGGAGTTCTTGTCGGTAACAAAATTGTTGGCCACAGTCATGAGTACTGACTGGATGATCTGAATgggagtaaaagaagaaatgagcaCAAGTACACTTTCCACACCGACTCAAAACACTTGAGGACGAAGGCACAATAGACTACTATGGTAGAAAAACAGCCCCCCATCTTCAGTGGAAGGAtcaagactgaggaagacagACTGAAAACTACTCCTCTTTGAGTTTCAGCCTTCTTCTTGGCTATCTTTAGATTAAATTCAACTCTCTTTTAGTATGAGCTTTCAAtctggattttaaaatttctttgaccTAGGAAAATCCAATGCTGTTTTAATCAAAGGGATTATCAGCTTTGAAAAATGATCACTACATTTACCATTATTCTTGCCTTCCCTTCCATAAAATTTGGCAATAAAACCAGAATTCCCAACAACTTGTCCAAAACAAACTTCACTTTTTgtagtaaattttttttccttctaaaactaAATGTCTACGTGTATCTTCTTAAGAGTTAGTGTCTGTTTTACTCAGTTTAAAAAAGGCAgggagaaaagtaacctcagtggaACCCAGTGGAACCCAGTAACTCAGTGGAAAAGCCACTATGATACAGTTAGTGGCACTGCTAATCATGCACCAGATCCAAACAGAAGTAAGGTTTACAAGTTCTCACCTCCGGAGGGACTAAGTGATGAGATGCTTGCGCAGCGAACAGAAGGATCTTTGTTACTTCTAAACATGTAAGAGATCAGAAGGGTCATAGTCGGTCTATTGCCCTATTCTCAGGACTACAGCAAACACGGCAAGCACACGCTACTGCTGCTTACTCTGCCTGGAACACCCAGCCCTCAGATGCCGCACAGCTCACTCCCTCGCTGCCTTCAGTCCCTGCTCAGTTGCTGCCTTATCAAAGTGTCTTTCCTTACCACATAATCTAAAATAGAACCCACCCCAGCACTCCCTATTGCCCTTACTTTGCTTCctttttcctcaaaatatttatCTTCACCTGAACATACTGTATACAGCACTCTCTCTGTACCTCcctctagaatgtaagctctatgaAGGTAAGGACATTACTTTGTGTTCACTGGTGTCTAACGCAGTGTCCATACTAGAAATCACTGAGTAAATACAAACACAGAAACACACCATTCCTTCAAAGGGGCAATAGATATAAAGAACAAGGCCTCTGGCAAAATAAAGAAGTGAGGTGAAGCCTAACTTGTCGTTAATTTGCTTAGTGACTTGGGTCTTTCTTTTATGCTGTTTTTAATTAAGAATACAAATGAGAGCAGTAAGATGAAATCTTGCTATCcattacaaagatacagtaaaagGATAAAATTCCTTTTTAGAATTTTCCACATGAGTATTTATGGTATTACAAAAAGACTTGCTTTGAGAAACTGGTTTTTTATTTTGCgccaccccctaccccccaaTAACTTTCTCAAGTTGATGAGCAGAACAACTACCCCATTGCAGACTctggaaagaaaacacacagatttGTTGTCTTGGAAATAGAACACACTTCCTCCTAACTCCTGTCTTTAATAATTCTAGAACAAAAGACTCCGGGAGGTTGTTACTACCCCAAAGCCGTGAAAGGAACATGGCAAGTGGGAGGCTTACCTCTTTGGTGGGGCTGCAGGAACCTCTGCACAAAGGGGTAGAAGTTGAAGAGAAAAAGCTGTGGCAAGAAGAATGCACTGACTTTAATACTCATGTAGCTAGGCTGTAGAGTTTAACTTCCCCCTAATGCAATTATATCACCACGTTCAACTGAGTAGGAAtagtttttttacttttttttctccaaCAAGCATTCATGTCCCAGGGTGAATCTATGTTCTGATTAACCAAGGAAAGGAAGGCTATGTTGCTATCATTATGTCAAGAAAGAAGGAGTGTATGCAGAATAAACAAGGCGGGAAAAAAGGCAACCAAAATGCAACATCCTTCCACTTTTAAAATTGGTATGGCTGCAAAATCAACTTTTTACTcttcaaagataaagagaactaCAGGAAGGAACAGCATTGCTATTAAAGCTCAAGGAAAGGACAAAATAGTAATTCAAATCTGAATAGCATCTAGTATAATCTGATCACCAAAAAACCCAGACATCTGGTTTTATTATTGGATACCAGTCCAACTACATTGGAGGAATTACTCTGAGCAATTATCCTGAGCTCCATATGTTAGACACAAAGCACTCACATTCTGGAACCTACCTAAATAAAGGTGACAAGGACCTAGTTATTAAAGCCTTCAAGAAGAGGAACTTTGAAGATGGCCTGGTCTTTTTCAAAGTTCATCACGTGagaatgaattttttatttttctactttagcCACAGAGCAAAACCAGGgct is a genomic window containing:
- the SDAD1 gene encoding protein SDA1 homolog isoform X2; amino-acid sequence: MTFCKALILLRNKNLIDPSSLLELFFELLRCHDKLLRKTLYTHIVTDIKNINAKHKNNKVNIVLQNFMYTMLRDSNATAAKISLDVMIELYRRNIWNDAKTVNVITTACFSKVTKILVAALTFFLGKDEEEKQDSDSESEDEGPTARDLLVQYATGKKSSKNKKKLEKAMKVLKKQKKKRKPEVFNFSAIHLIHDPQDFAEKLLKQLEASKERFEVKMMLMNLISRLVGIHELFLFNFYPFVQRFLQPHQREVTKILLFAAQASHHLVPPEIIQSVLMTVANNFVTDKNSGEVMTVGINAIKEITARCPLAMSEELLQDLTQYKSHKDKNVTMSARTLIQLFRTLNPQMLQKKLRGKPTEASVEARVQEYGELDAKDYIPGAEILEVEKEEENAEDNEDGWESASLSEEEDADGEWVDVHHSSDEEQKEISEKLNSLPPEERKAKAAAVSTSRVLSQEDFQKIRMAQMRKELDAAPGKAQKRKCIEVDSDEESRGELLSLRDIERLHKKPKSDKETRLATAMAGRTDRKEFVRKKTKMNPFSSSTNKEKKKQKNFMMMRYSHSVRSKTKRSFREKQLALRDALLKKRKRMK
- the SDAD1 gene encoding protein SDA1 homolog isoform X1 — its product is MSSRNNNKLPSNLPQLQNLIKRDPPAYIEEFLQQYNHYRSNVEIFKLQPNKPSKELAELVMFMAQIGHCYPEHLSNFPQELKDLLSYNHTVLDPDLRMTFCKALILLRNKNLIDPSSLLELFFELLRCHDKLLRKTLYTHIVTDIKNINAKHKNNKVNIVLQNFMYTMLRDSNATAAKISLDVMIELYRRNIWNDAKTVNVITTACFSKVTKILVAALTFFLGKDEEEKQDSDSESEDEGPTARDLLVQYATGKKSSKNKKKLEKAMKVLKKQKKKRKPEVFNFSAIHLIHDPQDFAEKLLKQLEASKERFEVKMMLMNLISRLVGIHELFLFNFYPFVQRFLQPHQREVTKILLFAAQASHHLVPPEIIQSVLMTVANNFVTDKNSGEVMTVGINAIKEITARCPLAMSEELLQDLTQYKSHKDKNVTMSARTLIQLFRTLNPQMLQKKLRGKPTEASVEARVQEYGELDAKDYIPGAEILEVEKEEENAEDNEDGWESASLSEEEDADGEWVDVHHSSDEEQKEISEKLNSLPPEERKAKAAAVSTSRVLSQEDFQKIRMAQMRKELDAAPGKAQKRKCIEVDSDEESRGELLSLRDIERLHKKPKSDKETRLATAMAGRTDRKEFVRKKTKMNPFSSSTNKEKKKQKNFMMMRYSHSVRSKTKRSFREKQLALRDALLKKRKRMK